In Mycoplasmopsis meleagridis, the genomic stretch AAAATGATATTTCCTTCTTTTTCTCTTCATTTTTGAATAATATAAGCATCCAAATTTTTAAAATTTGTAGTTACTAAAGTATTATTTTTAACTAATATTTCAATATTATTTTGAATATTATTCTTGCAAATATCATTATCGTAATCTGCTGTTAAACATATTTTATTATTTTTTAATAATTCTAAATTTCCTTTATAAAAAAGAACATATGGAGAATATTTAACAATTTTTAAATCACTAGGATAATTATCATCCAAAACCGTTATATATTCTATATTTTGTTTTTCTAACTCTAACAAGAATTGAGTTAATTCTGCTTTATTAGTTTCCTCCTTATTTCTTAAAGCATAATAAATATCTTTTATATTACCTTTATATTTTCATGTTAAATAAACTAACGTTTCTTCCATTTCTTCTTAATTTAATTTGATATAGAAAAATTCTAAAAATAAACTTAATGTAAACTAAAATGATGAAAGTTTGCTTCAATAAAAAACTAAAAGAGCGTGAGTTACTCTTTTAGTCTATCTAATTTTTTCTTTCTGAATAAACAGAGGCATATGTACGATTTCTACGTTTTTCAAATTTTACATATCCTTCGATTAATGCATATAAAGTATCATCTTTACCAATTCCTACATTTGTTCCAGGAAAAATTTTTGTTCCTCTTTGACGAAAAATAATTGATCCTGCAGTACAAAATTGACCATCACCAAGTTTTATACCTAATCTTTGGCCGCGACTATCACGTCCATTTCTAGTGGAACCACCAGCTTTTGTGTGTGCCATTTCGTATTAACCTAGAATTTCTTTAATTTCAACACGAGTATATGGTTGGCGATGACCAAGTTTTCTTTTATGAGTAGATTTTGGATTATGACGGTAAACTACTATTTTTTTAGCTTTGCCTTGTTTCTTGATGATACCTGTAACTTTTGCATTAGTAACATATGGGCGACCAATTTTATTATTTATTAATAATACTTTGTCAAATGTAACTAAATCGCCCTCTTTGCCTTCGATTTTTTCAATGAAGATTGTTTGCCCTTCATTTTTAATTAAAATTTGTTTGCCTCCAGTTTCGATTATAGCCGTCATGCTATAAACCCCCTGTTTTTTGTGGCTCATCTTTAAGGTGATAAAAAATATACTTAAACCTTTTTAGAATGGTTACAAAAGTAACTTTACTATTATATAAATTTATAAGAAAAAATTAAATAATTAACTGCTAATAATAGTAATAAATAGTTTTAGAATTGTTATTTGAAGAATTATCATTACTTCATTTAAGAGAATTATCTTTTGTTTTTACTTCACCGTTTGAAGAAGAAAACATTTTTATAATATTTGAAATAGTGGATATTCCTGAAAAAATTACTGGCGCTAAAGTTACAAATGTAGTTACTATTGATCCACCACTAATATTAGCTTCTTCTTGCTTATTAAGTTTTTTAAAATTATTTTTATCCATTATCCTCCTTTTTGTATTTCTTAATTATCAAATGGATAATAAAATTAAAAAAATAGACTTAATGTAAATAAAAATACTATAAGTCTATTTTTTATTTGTTGTTACAACTACTAATGATGGTTTAATAACTCTTTCATATAATTTATACCCTGGCGAATTTACCTTAATAACAGTATTATTTGGCAAACTATCATCTTCTTTTAATTCAACAATTTTGGATGAAAAATGATCAAATTCCTTATTTACTTCTGGTCATATTTCTATTAAACCATTATTATTCAAAATATTATCTATAAGAGATAAAACCATTTTAAATCCAAATACATAATTTTTTACGTCATTATTAGAATTATTTTCGCCAGTAGATATTGCACTTTTAAGTGTTGAATAAGGCTCTAAAAATTCTTCTAAAAATTTTTGCAGTGCATATTTTTTAATGTTAGCTAATTCCTCTTCAGGCATTGTAAATTTTTCTATTATTTTCGACTCTTTAGCTTTTTTAACATCATTAATAGCTAATCTTAATTGATTTTCTGTATGAGCAAGTTTTTTATTTAAAATTTCTATAGAACTTTCTTTAATATTTAAGTTGTTTTTTAATTCCTTTAAATTAGATTTTAATTCTACTAATTCAGCTGGTTTATAATCTAAAATATTAATTTCAAAAGTTAGAACTTTATTATGAAATTGTTTGTCTTTTTTATCATTATTTTTATGATTAATAGTCAATTGATTAACTAAATTTTTACCAATTAATAAATTGCTGTATAAATCTGCTTTATTTTCTGTTAGAACTAATTCTTCTTTTTCTCTACAATATTTTTCTATCACTTTCTTATTTTCATCATATACTTTAAGATCAAACTTTATAAAGTCTCCCTTTTTATAGACAAATAAATAATTTTCCATTAATTATTCTCCTTGCATTTTTCTTCTATTAGCTCTTCTAAAGCTTCTAGAGCAACTAATCCTTTTTTATAATCCATTCTCTTTGTTCCAACTATTGAAATTTCTCTAATTTTTGAATTAGCATGAATTTTTTTACTAATAATTGCTGAATTATCATCACCTATAGCTATTTTAATATTATTATCTTCATCATTTTTATGTTCAGATTCAATTGTTTCTCATATTGATTTATTTTCAATAATATCAAGTATTTTTACTAAATTTTTCCTTTCAATTTCTTCAGCTAAAATTAATTTATCTTTACCATAGACAAAATTTTTTTGTTCAACTTGGAAATTAAAAATATTTTCAACAAAACTTTGAATTAATTCTTCGTAATTTTTAATTGAAACTGACAAAATATCTTTTAAATCAGTAACTAAATTTTTTAATTCGGTTAATCTTGCATCAATTAATCTTTCTTTAAAAATTCTTATTGCTATTCTTAAATCTTCCATTTTGACCATTTTATTGGTCAAATTCATCATTTTAGAAAACACTTTTCCATTTGAATCAACCAAAATAATAGTTGCTTTAGTTTCATCAAGAGGAACTAAACTAATTGATTTTAACAAATCATCTTCATTAGTTTCAGAAGTAACTAGGGCAAAATTAGTAATTTCATTTATAAAATTTACCCCTTCGTCTAATGTGTTGTCAATTGAATTTCAACGTTTTGAAAAAATGTCTTTCATTTTGTTTTTTAGTTTATTTTGATTTTCTGAAGCTAAATTATTGATATAAAATTGATAACCGTTTTTTGAAGGTATTCTTCCGCTAGATTTATGATTTTTGATTAATAAATTGTTTTGTTCCAATTCATTTAAAATGTAACGTACTTTTGCAGACGAAATATTTAGTTTATATTTTTCTACCAATAATTGGGAAGAAATAGGTTCTCCTAATTCTATATACGTTTCAATAGCATATTTAAGAATTAAATTTTTTTCAGCATCATTTTTCTTTCTAGACATAAAAAAAATTATACTTTATTTAGCAGAATTTAATAGTTCTCTGCTAAATATTTTTTACAGAAAATTAAATAATAAAAAAGCCTTAAGGCTTTTTTATTATTTTTGATTTTTCTTTTGTTGGCTTTTGGCAAAACGTTGGTTAAATTTGTCTATCATACCTGTTGCTTTAGTTTTGGTTCTATCACCGGTATAAACTACGTGGCAGCCCGAGCAAACATCAACTGTAAATTGTTTTTTAACTGATTTGAATTGAAATTTTTTACCGCATGTTTGGCAACTAACTTCAACATCATAATAATCTGGATGAATATTTTTTTTCATAATATTTCCTTAATAAAAACTATTTTGAATAAAACTCTATAACGTAGTTTTCTTTAATTTCAGTATGAAGTTCGTTTCTTTCAGGCAATCTATCGAATTTGATAGTAAATTTAGTTTTATCAACTGATAATCAAGGAGAAGAAACTTTGGTTTCTAAAGCCTTAACAATTTCAGTATTTTTTTGTGATTTTTCTTTTAAAGAAATGATTGAACCAACATTGATTTTCATTGAAGGAATATTTGCTTTATGACCATCAACTTCAAAATGCCCATGATTTACCATTTGTCTTGCTTGTTTTCTCGTTGAAGCAAAGCCTGCACGATAAACTAAATTATCCAAACGACTTTCCAATAATTGCAATAAATTGGTTCCTGCAACACCTTTAATCTTAACAGCGTTTGCATAATATTTTTGCATTTGTTTTTCATTAATTCCGTATAAAAATTTTACTTTTTGTTTTTCATACAAGTGAAGGCCATAGTCTGATAGTTTAACACGTTTATTACCATGTTGTCCTGGTGCATAAGCTCTTTTTTTGCCTTTGGAAAACTCTTTACCTGTTTCTAAAATTGAAAAACCATAACGACGAGATTTTTTAAAAACTGGACCAGTATATCTACTCATGTTTCCTCTTTCTGCATAAAACATAAAAAGGGGAATACTCTAAATAGAAAATAAAATTTTAATGATTTCAGATATGCAGCAATCTTACTTTCAAATCTTTAAATGAAATGTTATTTTTAATATCTATGTATTCCTGCTGTAATATGCCAAATAATTATATATCAATTTAAAAATTCAAGTTTAAATAAAATTGTAATATCAAGCGATAAAATAGCTTTATTTGGTTTATTTATTATTTTGAAAATATTTACTATTGCTTAGTTTAATCAATTCATTAATCAAGAATTTCATATATCTAAAATCTTTAAGCTTACTTATTAATGAATCATTAGAAGTTTTGTTAATGTATATGTCAAATATTAATTCTTCACTTAGTAAATCATAAGAAATTAAAATATTGTTTTGTTTGTTTGTCTTGAGAACAAATAAATAAAGAAAATGCCCTTCATTTTTATGAGTTAAAAGACAATTATTACAGTTGCCGCTAGAATAAGTTAATTCATAGCTTTTTTCGCTAATGAGATTTTTTTTATCTATTGAAATAAATTCCAAATTTTTATTCTCTGTTATTTTAGAATCTAAAAACTGATGAACTAATAGACAAAATTGATTCAATTGTTTTTCTAAAATCTTTACTTTATAAGTTTTTCTATAGAATTTATACATTCTTTCATTAAGATAATTTATTTTATACGAGAGCATATTATTATTGTCTTTATAGAAAGAAAGCATTTTAATAATTAAAAGTAAAAAATAATAATTATTACCAATCTTTTCTTCAATATCTAATTTGTTGAATATATCGCTAAAATAGTGTTTTTTATCAAATATAACTAGTGATTTGGATTTTATTTCTTCATTTAAATTGACACAATAATTTTGTAAAAATAATTTTCTGTTTTTTTCAAATAAGGAAGGAGAAATAAATTCTTTTTCTAAAGAAACAAAATTGATAATATCGCTATTCGAAATAACAATATTCTTATTTTTTAAATCCAAATTCAAATCTTTATAACTATTTAGAAAATAGTCTATATACAAATATTTCAACTTATTAAAACTTACTTTAAAAAATCTATTGTCAATTTTTAAGTATAAACTATATTTATAATATTTATCTACCTTGATGATCAAGTCGTTTTCATTATGTTTAATATATTTGTTATAAGTTCAATTAACAGCAAAAAAATTATTCTTATTTTCTCTTTTAAAAGGGTTTTTAAATAACTCAAAAACAAATTGATTAGTAGTTTTATCAATTAATTTTACATTTAACAAATTAAAATATTGTTCTAAATTAGCAGCAAATGTTGTATTGCTTTTTCAAAAAACTCTGTTTGTTTCCTCTAAAAAACGTTTAAAAAAAACATTATCTACTATTTTTACATTTTTTAATTGTTCGTTTCTGTTTTTTGCAGAAGAAAAAATATCATTAACTAAATTATTGTTGTAAGAATCTATAAATTCAATAATAGTTTCATGATTAATATTATTAGTTAATAGTTTAATAAATTTCTCTTTAATATTAATTTTTAAACGCAATAGAATATTAATTTTATTTGTTTCTTTTTGAATAGTTTTATTTACATAAAAGTCTATTTCAAAAGGAAGTTTATTAGTATAAAAATTGCCTACTTCTCCTTGTTTATAGATATATACATTGAAATAATTTGCAAATAGACTTATAAAATTACTAAATGTTTTATCTTCAATTTTATTTTGTCCAGAAGTTATTAAAAAAGAGTAATTTTCATTCGAAAATTTCTTTTTAAAAAAATTAAAAAATTCAGAACAAAAATTGCTTATTGCATTTAAAAAATCTGTTTTATTTGAATAATCATGCAAATAAATTGCATTATTTATTAACTTTAATTTAACTTTTTTATTTATCAAATCTCTAGAATAATAAAATGAATTTTTTACTTCTTCTTGTTCCATATTCGCCTGTTTTATAAGTTATTATCATCTAAATTAATATTTTTATTTGTATTATCTATATTATTAGCATTTTTAATAATTTCAACTGCTTGTATATATTCATTTTCTTTTAGATTTATTAACTTGACTCCTTTGGCAGATCTTCCTGATACACTTATATCTTCAATTTTAGTTCTTAAAGTTATGCCAGAATTAGTTATTAAAAGTAATTCATCTTGCAAATTCACAAATCTTGCAAAAACAATATTGCCCGCTAATTCAGCATTAATTCCTTTAACGCCCTTACCGCCACGCTTAATTAATCTAAATAACTCATGATCAGTTAGCTTACCAAATCCTTTAGAACCTATAGTTAAAACATAAGCTCCTTCATTTGAAGACGAAGAAGAAACTACATATTCATTTTCATTTAGACTAATTCCTTTAACTCCTGTAGCAGTTCTACTTATTGGTCTAAAATCCTTTGCTTCAAATTTAACTACTCTATCTGTATTATTTGCTAATAAAACCAATTCTTCATCACTTAGTATTGAAGCTCTTATTAATTCATCATTTTCTTGTAAATTGAAAGCCAATTTACCATTTGAATTAATTCTTTCATACTCACTTAAAGAAGTTTTTTTAATAATTCCTTTTTTAGTCGTTGTGAATAAATATTTAGTACTTTCATACTTATCGATAGGTAAAATAGAAATAATTTTTTCTCCTTCTTTTGAATTTAAAGAAGGAATAATATTTACAAAAGCAATTCCTTTCGATTGTTTAGATAAATCAGGAATTTGATGCGCTCTTATACGGTAAACTTTAGCAAAATTAGAAAATAAAAGCAAATCTGTATGTGTAGTTGTAGTTAAAATAGAACTAATATCATCATCGTCATAAGTTTTCATTGTGCTTTGTCCAACACCACCTCTTTTTTGACTACGATATTCTTCCAAATCAATTCTTTTAACAAAACCTTTAGATGAAGTGGTAATAACAATATCTCTTTGTGGAATTAAATCTTCATCCGAAATTGAAGCTTCTATTTCTAAATTAATTTGTGTTCTTCTTTTATCAGTATATTTGTTTTTAATTTCATTTAATTCAGAAACTATTAAGTTAATTAAAGCCTCGTGATTTGATAAAACGAATTGAATTTTATTAATTTCATCTCTTAAAATTTTCATTTCATCTAGCATATTGTCAATTGCCAAATTAGTTAAACGTCCTAAACGCATATCTACAATTGCCTTTGTTTGCTTTTCACTTAAATCGAAATTTTTTGCTAGATTAATTTGTGCATCATTGTCATTTTTTGATGCTTTAATAATTTTTATTACTTGGTCAATATTTTCAACAGCAATTTTTAAACCTTCTAAAATATGTAATTTATCTTTTGCTTTTTGTAAATCAAAATTAAGTCTTCTAGTAACTACTTCTTCTTGGTGAGATAAATATATTTCAAGAGCAGATTTTAAATTCAACAATTTAGGTTCACCATGGACTAAAGCTACTAAATTAGCATTGTAATTAACTTGCAAATTTGTTTGTCTATAAAGTTTGTTAAGTAAAATGTATGGATTATATCCTTTTTTAACATCAACTACTATTCTTATACCTTCTCTTGATGATTCATCTCTTAAATCAGAAATACCTTCAATAGTTTTATCTTTTACTAATTCTGCAATTTTTTCGATTATTGATGTTTTTTTGACTTCATAAGGAATTTCGGTAACGATAATTTTGCTTTTACCGTTTTGATATTCTTCAATCTTTGCAATTGATCTAACTGTAATTGATCCCTTACCTGTTTTATAAGCATTTTTTATTCCTTCATTACCAAGAACAACTGCTCCTGTAGGAAAATCTGGTCCAGGAACGAATTCCATCAACTCTTCAACTGAAATTGAAGGATTTTTAGCTAAATTTATTACAGCGTCAATAGTTTCACCTAGATTATGTGGAGGAATAGAAGTTGCCATACCAACTGCAATTCCTGAACCTCCTGAAACTAATAAGTTAGGAAATCTAGCAGGTAAAACAACAGGCTCTAATTCTGTAGCATCATAGTTATCTACAAAATCCACGGTTTCTTTTTTAATCCCTTCAAGCATTTCACCAGCCAATTTAGACATTCTCGCTTCAGTATAACGCATTGCAGCAGCTTCATCACCATCAATAGAGCCAAAATTACCATGTCCGTCAACTAGAGGATAACGCATTGAAAATTCTTGTGCCATTCTAACCATTGCTTCGTAAACAGAAGAATCTCCGTGGGGATGATATTTACCTAAAACATCACCCACTATTCTGGCGCTTTTTCTATGTGGAGAGTTGTAATATATACCTAATTCGCTCATATCATAAAGAATTCTTCTATGAACTGGTTTAAGACCATCGCGAGCATCTGGCAAAGCACGAGAAACAATGACGCTCATTGCATATTCTAGAAATGAATTTTTCATTTCTCTATGTACATAAACTGGATTAATGCCATTAATTGCTTCAGTTAGAATTTGAGATTGAACTTTATACTCTTCTTTATTTTGCGGAATTATTTCTTCGTCTTCGTTTTCAATTACTTCTTTTTTTTCTTCTTTTTTAAAGGCAACAAATAAGTCATCATCTGGAATGAAATTTTCATCCAGTTCTTTTTTTTCTACCGCTTTTTCTTTTTCATCATCAAGACTTGCAAATACCATAAATTACTCCTATTTTTTACCGTAAAAGTATATATAATTTTACCATAATAAAGAATTTTGGGCCATTTTTACTATTAATATTAATAGGAGAAGCATGAAAAAAGTAAGAACTCGTTATGCGCCTAGTCCTACTGGTTATTTACATATAGGCGGAGCTAGAACAGCATTATTTTGCTATCTTTTTGCAAAACACTTTAATGGTGATTTTGTTTTTAGACTTGAAGATACTGATATTAAAAGAAATGTAGAAGGAGGAGAAAAAAGTCAATTAGATAATTTAAAATGACTAGGTATTATTCCAGATGAAAGTCCTTTAAATCCTAATGAAAAATACGGCAAATATAGACAAAGCGAA encodes the following:
- the rplU gene encoding 50S ribosomal protein L21, yielding MTAIIETGGKQILIKNEGQTIFIEKIEGKEGDLVTFDKVLLINNKIGRPYVTNAKVTGIIKKQGKAKKIVVYRHNPKSTHKRKLGHRQPYTRVEIKEILG
- the gyrA gene encoding DNA gyrase subunit A codes for the protein MVFASLDDEKEKAVEKKELDENFIPDDDLFVAFKKEEKKEVIENEDEEIIPQNKEEYKVQSQILTEAINGINPVYVHREMKNSFLEYAMSVIVSRALPDARDGLKPVHRRILYDMSELGIYYNSPHRKSARIVGDVLGKYHPHGDSSVYEAMVRMAQEFSMRYPLVDGHGNFGSIDGDEAAAMRYTEARMSKLAGEMLEGIKKETVDFVDNYDATELEPVVLPARFPNLLVSGGSGIAVGMATSIPPHNLGETIDAVINLAKNPSISVEELMEFVPGPDFPTGAVVLGNEGIKNAYKTGKGSITVRSIAKIEEYQNGKSKIIVTEIPYEVKKTSIIEKIAELVKDKTIEGISDLRDESSREGIRIVVDVKKGYNPYILLNKLYRQTNLQVNYNANLVALVHGEPKLLNLKSALEIYLSHQEEVVTRRLNFDLQKAKDKLHILEGLKIAVENIDQVIKIIKASKNDNDAQINLAKNFDLSEKQTKAIVDMRLGRLTNLAIDNMLDEMKILRDEINKIQFVLSNHEALINLIVSELNEIKNKYTDKRRTQINLEIEASISDEDLIPQRDIVITTSSKGFVKRIDLEEYRSQKRGGVGQSTMKTYDDDDISSILTTTTHTDLLLFSNFAKVYRIRAHQIPDLSKQSKGIAFVNIIPSLNSKEGEKIISILPIDKYESTKYLFTTTKKGIIKKTSLSEYERINSNGKLAFNLQENDELIRASILSDEELVLLANNTDRVVKFEAKDFRPISRTATGVKGISLNENEYVVSSSSSNEGAYVLTIGSKGFGKLTDHELFRLIKRGGKGVKGINAELAGNIVFARFVNLQDELLLITNSGITLRTKIEDISVSGRSAKGVKLINLKENEYIQAVEIIKNANNIDNTNKNINLDDNNL
- a CDS encoding bacteriocin — its product is MDKNNFKKLNKQEEANISGGSIVTTFVTLAPVIFSGISTISNIIKMFSSSNGEVKTKDNSLKWSNDNSSNNNSKTIYYYY
- the rpmA gene encoding 50S ribosomal protein L27, with amino-acid sequence MAHTKAGGSTRNGRDSRGQRLGIKLGDGQFCTAGSIIFRQRGTKIFPGTNVGIGKDDTLYALIEGYVKFEKRRNRTYASVYSERKN
- a CDS encoding DNA-processing protein DprA: MEETLVYLTWKYKGNIKDIYYALRNKEETNKAELTQFLLELEKQNIEYITVLDDNYPSDLKIVKYSPYVLFYKGNLELLKNNKICLTADYDNDICKNNIQNNIEILVKNNTLVTTNFKNLDAYIIQKWREKEGNIIFPLANGIGFNNEEIIDEKELLISMYPPNVNPKLERYRERNVLISLLCKYLICYSAKNNSGIINLALSFANVGKEVYCYPGYSLDDGNTFLIKSGANMITGLADIYYY
- the grpE gene encoding nucleotide exchange factor GrpE, with the protein product MENYLFVYKKGDFIKFDLKVYDENKKVIEKYCREKEELVLTENKADLYSNLLIGKNLVNQLTINHKNNDKKDKQFHNKVLTFEINILDYKPAELVELKSNLKELKNNLNIKESSIEILNKKLAHTENQLRLAINDVKKAKESKIIEKFTMPEEELANIKKYALQKFLEEFLEPYSTLKSAISTGENNSNNDVKNYVFGFKMVLSLIDNILNNNGLIEIWPEVNKEFDHFSSKIVELKEDDSLPNNTVIKVNSPGYKLYERVIKPSLVVVTTNKK
- the rpmE gene encoding 50S ribosomal protein L31, yielding MKKNIHPDYYDVEVSCQTCGKKFQFKSVKKQFTVDVCSGCHVVYTGDRTKTKATGMIDKFNQRFAKSQQKKNQK
- the hrcA gene encoding heat-inducible transcriptional repressor HrcA — encoded protein: MSRKKNDAEKNLILKYAIETYIELGEPISSQLLVEKYKLNISSAKVRYILNELEQNNLLIKNHKSSGRIPSKNGYQFYINNLASENQNKLKNKMKDIFSKRWNSIDNTLDEGVNFINEITNFALVTSETNEDDLLKSISLVPLDETKATIILVDSNGKVFSKMMNLTNKMVKMEDLRIAIRIFKERLIDARLTELKNLVTDLKDILSVSIKNYEELIQSFVENIFNFQVEQKNFVYGKDKLILAEEIERKNLVKILDIIENKSIWETIESEHKNDEDNNIKIAIGDDNSAIISKKIHANSKIREISIVGTKRMDYKKGLVALEALEELIEEKCKENN
- the rpsD gene encoding 30S ribosomal protein S4; protein product: MSRYTGPVFKKSRRYGFSILETGKEFSKGKKRAYAPGQHGNKRVKLSDYGLHLYEKQKVKFLYGINEKQMQKYYANAVKIKGVAGTNLLQLLESRLDNLVYRAGFASTRKQARQMVNHGHFEVDGHKANIPSMKINVGSIISLKEKSQKNTEIVKALETKVSSPWLSVDKTKFTIKFDRLPERNELHTEIKENYVIEFYSK